The window GAAAGTGACTGAGGCGATTTTACACGGAATCATTCTGGCATTCGGCTTGATTGTGCCGTTAGGCGTTCAAAATGTATTTGTATTTAATCAGGGGGCGTTGCAGCCTACGTTTATGAGAGCGATGCCGGTTGTTATCACTGCGGGGATTTGCGACACACTTCTAATTGTGGCGGCGGTGTCCGGGGTATCAGTTCTAGTCCTAACGTTTGCCTGGTTGGAAAATATTATTTTCAGTATTGGTATTCTTTTTTTACTCTATATCGGTTTTGTTTTATGGAAAAGTGATGTGATGTCGAAGCAGGTGGATGGAGAGCGGTTTTCAGCTAAAAAGCAAATCATCTTTGCGGCTTCGGTTTCTCTATTGAACCCTCATGCAATTCTCGATACGATTGGAGTTATCGGATCAAGTTCACTGAATTACACGGGGAATGTACGTATGGCATTCACGCTGACGACAATCATCGTTTCGTGGTTTTGGTTTTTCGGGATCGCAACTGCCGGGCGCTATTTCGGGAAGTTGGATTCGACAGGCAAGCTGATGGCGCTGTTGAATAAAGTTTCCGCTTTGGTCGTTTGGGGAATCGCCGTTTATATGGCGATCAGACTTATCAAGAATATGATGTAAGAGTCGTGCCTGGCAACAAACAGGCACGGCTTTTCTGTAATTAAACCGTTGCCGGTCATAACCTGTCTCGTGGCGAGCATAACTACGTCCGTGCCGGTCATAACAAAAAAATAGCGATGAATATTGATAAATCAAAGTCCGTCCAACTCCGCATTCATCTTTTTCGCCTGCCCTCTGAAATAAAGATAGAAAGAAGTCCAAAATACAGAATAGAAAACAATGAATAATCCTAATGCGAGTAAAAAGCTTTTTACTGTAAACGGAATCCAACCGATTCCGAATGCGAGAATGAAATACAGAATTACCACTGTAACGAAATGCAGCGCGGTCTGTTGAGACAAGCGCAAATTTGCATTTTCAAAAAAGAGCGGTGTGACTGTGAAAAACCAGCCGCAGAAAATAGAACCAAGCGAGTTTTTAAGGAATAATTGTCCATCTAGCATATCTTTATCACTGAATAGCACAACTGAATTGGTCAGAATCACAGCGATGAATGCGCCGAAGAAAATACCGATGATACTTCTATATAAAAAGGTTTTCATTCGCTTTTCCTCCTGTTCATTTTCAAGGAATCTTTAATGGAATTGACGTATGTTCTGGAGACGTATTCTTTTTCCCCTGACTTGAAATACACGCATAGCGTTCCGTTAAACGATGCTTCGAAACGACTCATTTCATGAAGATTAGCAATGACCGATTTAGAAAGCCGGATGAATTTACTCGATGGTAGAAACGCTTCAAGTTCATATAATTTCTCTTTTAGTTTAAATGAACCAGCAGCTGTCACAGCGACCACACTATCTTTTTCAGTATGAAAGTAGTGAATATCCGTCGGTTTTAAAATATGCTGCATATCGCCGTCTCTCCCGACGAGGAACTCCGAATCCTGACCTTTGATGAAATCAAGAATTTCTTGTATGGAATCGTCTAATTCTGGGCATTCAATTGTTACTTTGGTTTCTTCGTAATCACGATCAATGTTTAATGATACTTTCATTCCAAATACACCCCTATCGACAATAGTATATACATCCAATTTACCATTGTCTGATAGTCTGTCAAATGCGTTTTTTGTTTGAAATACGGAGAACGAGCAATGCGATAATTACTAAACAAGAAATGTATCCAATAGAAATAAGTAAGCTATTGTCAAAAGTAAGCTGGTCATTCCAAACTGCAATGAATAAATTATTCATATGAAAGAGCGGATTAAAATCGGCAATGACTTGTATGAATTTCGGCATCATACTGATTGGGAATGCAAATCCTCCAGTGAAGATGACAACTTGGAAAATGACGATGGAGAAAACCAAAGCACTTTTCATCTCGTTGAAAAAAGAATAAATAGCTGAAGCGATAACAAGCAGAACAGCATTAAGTATGATGAAAAACCCGTAGGCCGTGATGAAATTCAATACTTGAAACTGCAAGTCATATACAAGCATGCCAATTGCGTAAATGAACAGGTATCCGAAACTTGTAATGATGATGGAGCGGATGATACTTGACAGTAAAAGCGTGTTTTTAGAAACGGGTGAAAGTCTGATTCGCTTTTCCACACCCGTTGTACGATGCGTCACCTGATCGAACCCGAAAGCAAAAAATACTGTGGTGAATGTAATAAGTAAAATATATGACGGTGTATACGTTTGTGCATAACTCAAGTTACCTGCATATGTCTGATCTCCGAACAATTGCCCCATGAAAATATACGTAATTGGCGGCACGACAATCGTGAAAACCAAGTAAAACAATTCCCTTGAAAACATAAGTAAGTCGTACTTTAACTGTGTCGCTAACATATTTTTCTCCCCCTTATATGGATACTTTCTCAAGATAAAATGCATTGACGGATGTATAGCCTGATGCCAAAATACCTTCCGTTGTATCGAAGATTTCATTGACGCCATTATCTATAAGCATCACTTTGTCGCAGTACAATTCGATTTCATCCATATTATGTGTTGTTAGAATGACCGTGCCGCCTGTACGCTCGTTGTATTCCATAATGTACGTCCAAAGAATATTGCGCATATGCGGATCTAGACCCGTCGTCGGTTCATCTAAAATTAGAAGTTTCGGTTGTGATAAAAAGGCGATGGCCAAGCTTACAATCTGTTTCCATCCTCCGGAAAGTTTATCGAAATATTTTTTTCGATGCGGTTGTAACTTGAAATCAGTAATGATTGTTTCGATATCAATGGGCGATTTGTAATACGCTTTAAATAACCACAGCAACTCCTGCACCTTCAGCGTCTGATAGAACTGAGTCGGCTGGAGGACGACTGAAATTTGTTGTCGAACTTGTTCCAGCTTGTTAGTTGAAAGTGCCTTTATTTCTTCATCAAAAACGAACACTGTTCCGGTGTCATATTGTTTGATTGTCATAAGGATTTCGAGAAACGTCGATTTACCTGCTCCGTTCTTTCCGATGACCCCGATTATTTCGCCTTCTTGTGCTTGAAAATCCAATCCTTTTAAAACGACATTCGTGCCGTAAGCTTTTTTCAAATTTTTAACGTTGATGATAGTCATTGCAATCCCTCCGTTTGAAATTTCTTTATACCCAAAGTGTATGTTGTAACGGCTTGGTTGTCTGCGGTATTTCGGTGACAGGCAACAATCGGATAGTGACTTGCAGAAAATTGCACATGAAATGCATAGACTTTTTGGGAAATTCAAAGGACAAAGTGATAAGAAAAGAGAATAAGTTAGGAGAGGGGATGAAGCGGGTGAATTCATTGAAACCGAAAAAGCGAAGTAAGATGCGTATATTTTTCGGAAAGAAAGTGTATCGGCTGAAACGTTATTCAGAGTGGTACATGGACGGAAAAAAGTATGCAATGAAGCGGTCAGTGGAGAAACTGAACCAGGTTGTTTTTCAACACCGAACACCGCTCCTTCGCAAACTGAAAGATGTTGATATGGAATTACAAACCAATAAGATTACGAATTTGAAGATAGCAGCAAAACGATTGAACGGAATTGTGATCCAGCCTGGAGAGACATTTTCCTATTGGCGCTTGATAGGCAGTACAACGAAGCGTAAAGGGTACGTTGCTGGGATGATATTGCATTACGGGCAAGTGACGACAGGCGTTGGCGGGGGGCTATGTCAGTTGTCGAATTTAATTTATTGGATGACACTTCATACACCGCTAACGATTACAGAGCGCTATCGCCACAGTTACGACGTCTTCCCGGATTCAAAACGTAATCAGCCGTTCGGCAGCGGCGCTACATGTGCCTATAACTATCTTGATTTGCAACTAAAGAACGAAACAAGTGAACCGTATCAGCTTATCGTCTATCTGACGGACGACTCGCTCGTCGGTGAATGGCGTGCGTACCTAGCGGCTAATCGCACCTATAAAGTATACGAGAAAGAACACAGTTTCACACGTGAATCATGGGGCGGCTATGTGCGTCATAATACGATTTACAGGGAATCGTACAACCTGAAAGGCGAACTTATCGAGGATGAATTCATTACAGAAAACCATGCGATCACGATGTATGAACCATTTTTGTCATATGAGGAGTGTTGAGTATGTTAGGACTGAACAAAGGGGAAGTCAGATTAGTACCGCATGCTACTGGCTGGGAAGAAGATTTCATTGAGGAAAAAGAATTATTGAGCGAGGCAATTGGAATGCAAGTGGTGGATATTGAACATATGGGAAGTACCTCTATCAAAGGAATTGCCGCGAAGCCGTTACTGGATATTCTTGTTGGTGTTCGATCAATGGATGATGTAGCGAAATTTGATAAAAAGAGATTAAAAGAAGCCGGTTATTACCATCTTGGTCGTGTGGAAATAGAAGGGAAAGTTGTTTTCGCTAAGTTTACAAACCTGGAGGATCTGACAAAAACACATGTCCTTCATATTGTAGAATATGGCGGGGATTGGTGGCAGAAACATACCTTTTTTAGAGATTATTTGAATGAACATCCTGATGTAGCCAAACAATATGAAGCATTGAAGAAAAAGCTGGCTGCCACATATCCGAATAATGAGAGTTTATACGCTGATGCGAAATTGAAGTTTGTTGATGAGGTATTAAATAGAAGAGAACCAAGGTCGTTCCTTATTAACGAAGGGAATTTGCAAGTCCGGGAATTAGAAAGAGTTGATAAGGTCCTACTCTCGAAATGGTTATCAGACCCGGAAATTCTTCGTTATTACGAAGGGCGGGATAATCCGTTCAATATTGAGAAGGTTGAGCAAGAATTCTTTGACTCTGAAGAAAATGTGCTAAGATGCCTGGTTGAATTTAGCGGAATTCCAATTGGCTATGTCCAGTTTTACATAGTGGACGAACAGGAAAGACAAATTTACGGCTATGACAACTCATCGGAGATGGTCTACGGAATGGATCAGTTCATAGGCGAGTCCGCTTATTGGGATAAAGGCATAGGAACACAACTCGTCCGTTCAATGGTGACGTACTTGATAAAAGAAAAAGATGCGGACCGAATTGTGATGGACCCGCAAACGTGGAATGAGCGTGCAATTCATTGTTATGAAAAATGTGGTTTCGAAAAGGTGAAATTACTACCGGCAAATGA of the Sporosarcina sp. FSL K6-1508 genome contains:
- a CDS encoding LysE/ArgO family amino acid transporter, which gives rise to MTEAILHGIILAFGLIVPLGVQNVFVFNQGALQPTFMRAMPVVITAGICDTLLIVAAVSGVSVLVLTFAWLENIIFSIGILFLLYIGFVLWKSDVMSKQVDGERFSAKKQIIFAASVSLLNPHAILDTIGVIGSSSLNYTGNVRMAFTLTTIIVSWFWFFGIATAGRYFGKLDSTGKLMALLNKVSALVVWGIAVYMAIRLIKNMM
- a CDS encoding DUF3021 domain-containing protein yields the protein MKTFLYRSIIGIFFGAFIAVILTNSVVLFSDKDMLDGQLFLKNSLGSIFCGWFFTVTPLFFENANLRLSQQTALHFVTVVILYFILAFGIGWIPFTVKSFLLALGLFIVFYSVFWTSFYLYFRGQAKKMNAELDGL
- a CDS encoding LytTR family DNA-binding domain-containing protein, whose amino-acid sequence is MKVSLNIDRDYEETKVTIECPELDDSIQEILDFIKGQDSEFLVGRDGDMQHILKPTDIHYFHTEKDSVVAVTAAGSFKLKEKLYELEAFLPSSKFIRLSKSVIANLHEMSRFEASFNGTLCVYFKSGEKEYVSRTYVNSIKDSLKMNRRKSE
- a CDS encoding ABC transporter permease; this encodes MLATQLKYDLLMFSRELFYLVFTIVVPPITYIFMGQLFGDQTYAGNLSYAQTYTPSYILLITFTTVFFAFGFDQVTHRTTGVEKRIRLSPVSKNTLLLSSIIRSIIITSFGYLFIYAIGMLVYDLQFQVLNFITAYGFFIILNAVLLVIASAIYSFFNEMKSALVFSIVIFQVVIFTGGFAFPISMMPKFIQVIADFNPLFHMNNLFIAVWNDQLTFDNSLLISIGYISCLVIIALLVLRISNKKRI
- a CDS encoding ABC transporter ATP-binding protein, with amino-acid sequence MTIINVKNLKKAYGTNVVLKGLDFQAQEGEIIGVIGKNGAGKSTFLEILMTIKQYDTGTVFVFDEEIKALSTNKLEQVRQQISVVLQPTQFYQTLKVQELLWLFKAYYKSPIDIETIITDFKLQPHRKKYFDKLSGGWKQIVSLAIAFLSQPKLLILDEPTTGLDPHMRNILWTYIMEYNERTGGTVILTTHNMDEIELYCDKVMLIDNGVNEIFDTTEGILASGYTSVNAFYLEKVSI
- a CDS encoding VanW family protein; translated protein: MKRVNSLKPKKRSKMRIFFGKKVYRLKRYSEWYMDGKKYAMKRSVEKLNQVVFQHRTPLLRKLKDVDMELQTNKITNLKIAAKRLNGIVIQPGETFSYWRLIGSTTKRKGYVAGMILHYGQVTTGVGGGLCQLSNLIYWMTLHTPLTITERYRHSYDVFPDSKRNQPFGSGATCAYNYLDLQLKNETSEPYQLIVYLTDDSLVGEWRAYLAANRTYKVYEKEHSFTRESWGGYVRHNTIYRESYNLKGELIEDEFITENHAITMYEPFLSYEEC
- a CDS encoding GNAT family N-acetyltransferase, which gives rise to MLGLNKGEVRLVPHATGWEEDFIEEKELLSEAIGMQVVDIEHMGSTSIKGIAAKPLLDILVGVRSMDDVAKFDKKRLKEAGYYHLGRVEIEGKVVFAKFTNLEDLTKTHVLHIVEYGGDWWQKHTFFRDYLNEHPDVAKQYEALKKKLAATYPNNESLYADAKLKFVDEVLNRREPRSFLINEGNLQVRELERVDKVLLSKWLSDPEILRYYEGRDNPFNIEKVEQEFFDSEENVLRCLVEFSGIPIGYVQFYIVDEQERQIYGYDNSSEMVYGMDQFIGESAYWDKGIGTQLVRSMVTYLIKEKDADRIVMDPQTWNERAIHCYEKCGFEKVKLLPANELHEGEYRDSWLMEHVAKTVDVLKISCVRI